The following DNA comes from Dermacentor andersoni chromosome 2, qqDerAnde1_hic_scaffold, whole genome shotgun sequence.
GGAAAAAGAGGCTATTTCGGTCCGCCATTCACAGCGGAGGCGCTCATGCCCCGAGCCTTCGTACGGTCGTGTGTTGCGTTATTTAGCCACGAAACTACACTACTATACGTACAACATGAACTATGCGCGCCGCGGCTCACCATTCTAGAATTCTGTACGATACCCGGGCAATGGTGGGGGCCGCTATAGTGTAGCGATTTAGAGCCAGCGATGAAGCGTCCCAACGACGTGCTGCTTTGGCAAGACTCAAATGCGAAAATGCTCTtgtagaattattttttttaactttaacTTCAGCATAAAAAATTTTCCACGCGTAATTGTGAAGCCCTGTCTCACGGGAAAGTTCAAGAAAGTGCGGAAATGTGGTCCACCAATCCATTTTAGTAAGTCTGGCGGGGGTTGGGATGAAGACCCACACGGCGCAGATGACGTCGACGTTGTGACAAGCCATGTCCAGAGAGGTGGTCTGCCTACCGCACTGGCGCAAGGCAGAACGGGCAGCTGGACCAGGCGTCCAACTGCACTATGTCCTTGCACACTGTGCAAGGACACAGGaggacgttaaagaactccagacgGTCAAACTCAATCGGGGGCCGTCCAATAAGGCGTCCCTCCTAATCCACTATGCAGTCTCGGGACGTTAAACCCCGCAACTTAATTATAATTTTATTCATCGGCAGCGGTTCTTCAGGAGAATGACCCCACCGGGAACAACCGCAGACAGCGCACCAAAGATAATCGCTTGCACGACAATAAATTGCGCCACGATGTCAAGCCTTTTGTAGTAACAAATACACTAGCTTATATCGAAGAAGCTTAGTGCAAAGACAATTGTGATCATGTCTAAATAATGACACATATATATAAACTATTATGGATGGGGCAAACACGCCCTGGTTTCTCAGTAGCGTTAACATGCCAAGTCTACATGCATGGCTGCGTGGAAAGCTGTTTAACTTTCTATCCCTGCACTTTCAGTGACACAGCTTTTTTCTTTAATAATCGAAGCGCCTGGAATATCCTTACTGCGATAAAGTTGCCTTGCTGGGCTATGGAGCTCAGTCCTTACCACTGGTCCTCACTTTCCGGTCGCGCGCCCCACCCAAAGGCCATATATATACGAGAGCTTGCTACTTTGCCTGCTGAGAAGCAAAACGACATAAAGTTAAACGCCTTTATATGGAAGCGGTCGGCACCGCCTAAATTCTTCGTTATACATGTCACCAAGTTGTAAAGATCGAACACCATACCGCTTGCTAAATAAGACCTTTTTTGACAAGAATTCAAGAGATACTTAGGTAAAGAAGTCACAAATTTTCTTATGCACACTTATTCCGACGGAATGAGCGACTGTAGCCGACCTTACgtcataaaaaattaaattatggggttttacgtgccacacattacattatggggttttacgtgccaaaaccactttctgattatgaggcacgccgtagtggaggactccggaaatttcgaccacctggggttctttaacgtgcacctaaatctaagtacacgggtgttttcgcatttcgcccccatcgaaatgcggccgccgtggccgggattcgatcccgcgacctcgtactcagcagcctaacaccatagccactgagcaaccacggcgggtgttttacgtgccaaaaccattttctgattatgaggcacgacgtagcgggggactccggtaatttggaccacctagggttctttaccgtgcacctaaatctaagtaccacgggtgttttctgttttcgcatttcacccctatggaaattcggccgccgtcgccgggattcggtcccgcgacctcgtgcttagcagcccaataccatagccactaagcaaacgcGGGGGGTTGACCTTATGTCATCAGCGCTCACGTAACGCGGCGCGTTAAAAACCTGTGGCCGCCGCAAGGTACAAACAAGTACAGAGCATCAAATGATGTTATTGCCTCCCTTGTGAAAATAGGTTTGTCGGTAGGCTCTTCATCACTGCTACTTTCTCCCCCTTCCTGTCCAGGATGATTTTTCGACAACGTCTTTAGACACATTTTTCGAACGTGTCACCGCTTCGATGCCGAACAGCGCTCTCCCCACGCGTACAGCAGCTGTGCAAGGCAGCCGCGGCGCCGCTACATGCGCGACATGCCCCCGTCCGTTGCCAAGTATCAGCTGCCGGGTTCGGTCGTTGGTTGGGTACGCCTAAGTGTACCTTCGTCGTGCAGGTAATTTTGCTGTAGACCTGGCCATGGAGACGTTCGCGATACATTCTCGCATTGTTGTGTACCAAACAGGTTTGTTCTTCCTAAGTCAACACAGACACAAACACTACGCATGAGCCCGTTCAGACAAGTTGACGTACTTTCTTTTTACCTCTTCAGAGGCGCAGCTGACTAACTACATGGAAAACACACCTTTTTATTGATCCGTACGATTCGGTATATCTATAGATCAGAGTCAAACTCCTGCAATACAACACTTTGAGTGAATTACACAACTTTGACCAGGCGCTGGTAcggcacgcgcacacgcacgcacgcaaatgGACCCCACTGgtcaatgcctcatgactttaaGAACATGGTGTACAACCAATAAGCAAGAATATACAAGCACGCAATCAGCGACGCTCTCGAGATAGGGAAAAAGCGAAAGCCGGGTCCGTAAACAGCAGCAGCCGTTTCAGTGGCACAGCCGCAGAGCCTCGGCACGCGCGAGAGAGAAGCATCACACGACCGTGATCAACGTCTACGACAAGCTAAAGGGAGCAAGCGAGCATAAAGAGGAAACAAGGGGGAGTGGCAGGAACCAATAAATTGCATCCGCTGGCTGGGCGGCGCGCTTGCGGGCTCACCAGGCCAGCTCGCCGACGAGAGATGTGAATCACGACACTAGGAATTTCCGGATGATGCTTGCGTGTCTCGAGAATAATCAATGTCCCAACACGCGCCAAATACGGTTACAAGACTGGTTCACACGCACACGAGAGGATCGCTACAAAGCACCGCAAAGCTTGACAAGATACGCGACCGTGCGAAACGCAAGCAAAGTAATGTAAACATTCCCCGAAAAGCGGCGGAGACGTATGGAGCTTTATCATGGTTACGAACATGACCGCTGTTTTCTTCATGTTCATGATCAGACTGAATAGAGCAAGAAAAAACTGATAAGAATGCTTCCCTCCAAATAGCCGTGAAGGAATTTCAACAACGGACAAACATAGTGCAAGCATTGCGGAATGAAGTTCATGTAACGGAGTAAACTAGCGAAAACACGCGAtgcgcgcagcgcgcgctgcagGTGGCGTTAATCAAAGCGCAGCgcgataaagaaaagaaatgttgcaCCGGTTGCACGAGAAAAATGCAGAACAGAACTCACCAGACCTGGCGCAGGCGTCTTGTCCGCGCTGGATTTGAGCTCCCCGATGTTGGCGTCTGATCGCTGTCACGGTGCGTGTGTCAGGTCTTTAGGCTTCGCGCGAAAGAAACTCGCTCACAAAGACTTGCTGCGCTACCCTGTCATGCAACTCGGCAGCTACCTGTCCCAACTCACCGTTTTGGCGCACTGGACTACCATTACGCAAAGAGCTACCGCACTGCTTTTCGGTAACAAGCAAAAAAAGCGAGCTACTTTGCAGCAAACACATCGGCGGACGGTTTGAGCGGCGGGCCCACAAGCCGTTGCCAAAGCTAAACAACAAAATCCAGAAGCCAGATTTTGGATAGTAATTGTTTGCAATTCGTTGCATTAAATACGAGAGCAAGCATAAAGAATGACGTAAGTGTACATTTGTATGATTATTAAACAGTGAATAAAGTTGATCGCTTAGCAGTTGAAAAGTAGCGCGAACTTCAAAAACACCGACACAACAAGCATAACAAAACGTAGCAAGATGGCGGCGCGCAGCTAGCGCTCCGTGATAGTTCTTCATGCATAGTTTTTTGTGTATGTGATGCGGTCTTGGGAAACGCGGGACGCCAGATatatagggtttctctcatgaATAGTGTGCCTTTGCTGCTTACTGCATTTTAACTGTCAGTCAATGGCAACGAGTGAGGACGAAACTGAGGTGTTCAGCCATTTCGGCCAAATCTTGGCCGATCCTCCACCCAAGAGAGATTTATGCAACAAGTGCAGGTGGGTTCGGACCTGACGCCGCCTGATTGTTCTACTGCTGTGAAGAGTCGCCTTTGCGTTCAAATTATGTTTTTTCTATTCATAAAACCGTTTCAGGCGGCCGCCTTCCGTTTGCTGGTGTTGCTCTTTGCCGGCGACCCCAGTTGCCATCTCCAGCAAGGTTTACATCCTCCAACATCCCGGAGAGGTACCGCTGGCACGTTCTTATCCCACTATCACTGGTTTAAATCCAGATTATGAAGGTCGCAAAATCGaaattattgtaaaaaaaaaaaaaagggtggaggttggggggggggggggggggggttgcgcagAAAACCGTTGACGATTATTGttaacgaacgaacgagcgagggAACGAACGTTTTCCTTGCCGAGTCCGACCATTGACAAAAAGCAAAAGCGGGCGAAATAGGCAaataaagctattcgctttaaaaaggCATGTACCGGGACTTGTGCTTACATTCAACATAGGTGCGCAGATGCTAAGTTATGAACATGGTATTTATATAAAGCGGCGGTCAGCCTTCGCACCAAACGCCGCAAGGACACATTTTGGAGTTACAAACTCGGAGCTAACAGCGCATTTGCGGTTAATTTGTGCGCCTTCCCTTTCATTGATACCTTGAGGAGGTGCAGGCAAGTAGGAACAACACGCCtgcggtaaataaataaataattataaaaaaaagagcagttatTACGCATACTTGCATTAAAAGGCAGCGCGGCACCTTGACGTAACCGGTAGCTAAATGTTCCCCAGCTTGAATCCTCGGCAGTAGTCGTATACACACGGGCGAATGTGTAAAGGAAAGTACGCTGTCCATTTTTCCCATTCCGGCCAGTCTAAAGAGAGAAACATAGTCGGGCGAGCAGTTGACGGAGGATGAACCTTTACTCATAAGCATTCATTAAAAGCACGGAAGTTCCGGAAATTTTGAGAATACTTGCGACTTCGTTATTGGGCCTGAAATTCATAGGTGGAGTGCAGTGGACTTACGAAGAAGTATATCCACTGAAACTTTCGCTCGCTGGGCAAACGCGTTGgcttaattttttctttctttgcgatTTCTGCCGCATGGAATTTTCTGTTGCCACTACTTTCCTCAGCAAGTGATGCACTTTTCTTCTCCTTAGGTGAAACGGAACCTGTCCACAGCTCCTATGCTTGAGGCAGCACTCTCCAGCGAGAGATGCATAATTCTCCGAGGTCGTAGGTTCTCGAGGGAGCGCTATGGGCTGCTGGAAAGTGTCCTTGATCCTTCATCAGAAGACACCATCCTCCTGTATCCTGGGCCTGAGGCCAAGGACGTACAATCATTAGCCACTGTTCAGCAGCGAGGGCAAGGATACAATATTGTAGTTTTGGACGGCACCTGGTCACAAGCTCGTTCACTCTTCTTCAACAGCCCACAGCTGCACTCACTGCAGCAGGTATGTTTTTCACTGCAGAAAGTATTTGTGGGATAGACCAAAGTTCGGTATGCTGTGGAGAGAAACCTAGGAGAGGAAAGataggtcaaccagaagagcgtcAGTTTTTTTACCCTACATTGGAGTAGCAAAATCATACATTGTGGAAGTGTCGCACATTATAATAGCACTTGCTGAAAGCCTGCTGACTTGTGTGGCACACCTTTATCTCATAGTAACCAGCAGCGAAGCCATTGCAGCGCACTAACTGAGCTGCTCCATAGAGTCCTTGATCAGACACTGAAGGTGCCGGGCACCTGCACTTGCTGTTGTGTGCTTTCTACGTGCCAACTGTGTTGTTCGAAATTGTGCCTTTCGCTTGCAGAGTCGTTGCTGATACATTACTGGCTTATGAATTCCATATTACCATAAAGTTCACTGAAGGATGGAGGCTTGGAGTGATCAACAGTGGTCGATTAACAGTGATCGAACAAGGAATACGCTGAAATCAACATTTCAACTAGGGGAGTTATGGAAACATTGGCTTTAGCGACACTCCTTATTCAACCACTGAATACTACTGTAAAGTGATCGTTGATTGCTTGGAATGTATATACATAACACGTACAGCTGGCCAGATATTTAGCTAGGCTGCACAAGCACCAAGTTTTTCGTCTGTCAGTGTTTTATGATGGACAGAATTTGTGAGACAGTAGATGTTAAGCTTTTGCTCAATCGCATGCTTTACAAGGACCGTCTCGCAAATTCTTGCCATCGTAAGGCACTGGTGGACAGAAAATTAGGCACTTATCCAGCCTAGTTAAATATGTAACTGGCTGTACAAAGAAAGAGTGGATTGCTCCATTCACCGGCACTTGTAGCAAGTTTACTTTACTGTTGACCATCCGAGAACGAGTTTGCTAAAATTAACTTGTTCACTGTCTCCACTACCTGCACTGCCCTATGATACGATGCCAGAGAACACAATGACATTGGTGCTTAAATTTCCTGTGTTATACTTTAAGTGTCATACATCAGCCCATATTTTTGAAACGAATGCAAACGAAAATCGAAGGTCCTTTTAATGATAACTTGAACATGAGAGGAATGGTCCTTCAAACATGTTTGGGCGTATGTGCAATGAGCACTTCTCTTGGCAGTGTTCTTACTTGTATTAATTTACCGTCTTTCCAGGTGCAGATAAATGCTTCCCAGGCAAGTCGCTATGTGATACGAACTCAGCCAACAAGTGAATGCCTTTCAACAGTAGAGACGGTGGCCTATGCCTTGGCAGCTCTCGAGGAGAAGCCACATCTACAAGAGGCAAGTTTCTTAATTAAGAAATCAAGTGACCATTGCTGGCATTACCATTTAAAATAGAgtgtatggtgttgggctgctgagcacgaggtcgtgggatctaatcccggccacggcggccgagtttcgatggaggcgaaatgcgaaaatgcccgtgtacttagttttaggtgcatgttaaagaaccccaggtggtcgaaatttccggagtcctccactacggtgtgcctcataatcagaaagtggttttggcacgtaaaaccccatcattaaaATTTAAATAGAGTGAATGTATAAAAGCAAGACATGTAGACAATGCTATCAacagtaaattaaaaaaaatgcgatTTAGAATGCCAGGAATTTAACCTCATATGCCC
Coding sequences within:
- the Dtwd2 gene encoding tRNA-uridine aminocarboxypropyltransferase 2, yielding MATSEDETEVFSHFGQILADPPPKRDLCNKCRRPPSVCWCCSLPATPVAISSKVYILQHPGEVKRNLSTAPMLEAALSSERCIILRGRRFSRERYGLLESVLDPSSEDTILLYPGPEAKDVQSLATVQQRGQGYNIVVLDGTWSQARSLFFNSPQLHSLQQVQINASQASRYVIRTQPTSECLSTVETVAYALAALEEKPHLQEVLTRPLQTLCRYQLEHGAVKHQSKEFLIQNGLYMKPLSRRIMHKLARNEDLKDALK